A region of Gracilinanus agilis isolate LMUSP501 chromosome 3, AgileGrace, whole genome shotgun sequence DNA encodes the following proteins:
- the NR0B2 gene encoding LOW QUALITY PROTEIN: nuclear receptor subfamily 0 group B member 2 (The sequence of the model RefSeq protein was modified relative to this genomic sequence to represent the inferred CDS: deleted 1 base in 1 codon) gives MVRQAGRVAARAGREGTVLGWRQAGGSRLSFSPSFPAPAMSVGGPATGSRACECQGGESQHAILYSLLSRSRGPSPHAHCLCARSRTVCLRAPQHTCLAAAGVLAKTVAFLRNLPSFGLLPPGDQRLLLANCWAPLFLLGLAQDSVTFEVTEMPAPSMLKKILLEERSPEPQRPQPTLAGVHRLQCCLHTFWSMDLSPKEYAYLRGAILFNPDTPGLQTASYIKGLHREAEQALQEALALHHPVDRGCFARILLVASTLKSIPPALLSSLFFHPMFGDADITSFIVDKLFLT, from the exons ATGGTGCGCCAGGCAGGCAGAGTAGCTGCGCGGGCCGGGAGGGAGGGAACCGTCTTGGGCTGGCGACAAGCGGGAGGGAGTCGTCTTTCTTTCTCT CCCAGCTTTCCAGCCCCAGCCATGAGCGTGGGTGGGCCGGCGACCGGCTCCAGAGCCTGCGAGTGCCAAGGTGGAGAGAGCCAACACGCCATTCTGTATTCCTTGCTGAGCAGATCCCGGGGCCCCTCACCTCACGCCCACTGCCTCTGTGCCCGGAGCCGCACGGTGTGCCTCCGGGCTCCCCAGCACACCTGCCTGGCAGCGGCAGGTGTGCTGGCCAAAACAGTTGCTTTCCTGCGGAACCTGCCCTCCTTTGGCTTGCTGCCCCCGGGGGATCAGAGGCTACTACTGGCCAACTGCTGGGCCCCCCTCTTCCTCCTAGGGCTGGCCCAGGATTCGGTCACCTTTGAGGTGACCGAGATGCCAGCCCCCAGTATGCTCAAGAAGATTCTGCTGGAAGAGAGGAGCCCAGAACCCCAAAGACCCCAGCCCACCCTGGCAGGGGTACATCGTCTCCAGTGCTGCCTCCATACCTTCTGGAGTATGGATCTGAGTCCCAAGGAGTATGCCTACCTCAGGGGGGCTATCCTCTTTAACCCTG ACACACCTGGCCTCCAGACCGCTTCCTATATTAAAGGTTTGCATCGGGAAGCTGAGCAGGCCCTCCAAGAGGCTTTGGCACTCCATCACCCTGTGGACCGGGGCTGCTTTGCCCGAATCCTACTTGTGGCCTCCACTCTTAAGTCCATCCCTCCTGCCCTGCTcagctctctctttttccatccaATGTTTGGGGATGCTGACATCACTAGCTTCATTGTGGACAAGTTGTTCTTGACTTAA